ATTTACATTAGACTTCACACAGGAATACTTACAGAGTAGTCAAACTCATCGACATCGGAATCAGAGGCAGCCATATCATCCCCACGAAAATCCTCATCTAAATCATCCTCATCCATTTCATCATCCACATCTTCCATGTACTCAGCATCATCCCCTTGATAATTAGACATTCTTAAGTTGATAAACCTACATATATCAAAAAGCACCTTTATTACTAAAAACTACGAAAGCCAGGGACCACAGAAGCTACAATATAGTAGAATCCAATAACACCAACAtacttaaaacataaaaatgtgATTTAGTGAACAATCAAGCATGAAAACACCTAATAGATTACGACTCCATGAGATTATAACAATCTCCAACAAGCAAATCGCTCAGAAACAAGGATCAAACCTGCAATCTATGTACACAAATATCAAAGTCCATTTCCAGAAACCAAAACTACCGACATAATCGAAGATGGGAGAAACGaaaccaaataataaatactTCACAAGCCtcctcaagaacacaaaccctaCCAATCGTAAAATTCGATTCCAAAAACTcaggaacaagaaaaaatcagaGGCGGAGAAAACCTAGGATCGATAGATTCACCTGGCGAAGCAACTCGTGCAATTGAAAACGGATTCGTCAGCCAAATCCAGAAAAAGGTATGATTCTAAATTAAGTTTCGAGCTGCATAAATTATCATCGGATCGATTTCGAGCGAGTCCAGAGCACgaacggagaagaagaagaagagagagagagagagagagagagagagagagagagagaggaataGCGAAATTTATCTTCGTTCACAGTGGAAAAGGACGGTCTCtattttttctgatttaaaatttccttattttgttacttatttTGACGGTTTTACCCTTATATAATTCCAATACAGGGTTCTGATTACGAGGGctgttttgtctttatctCATTGGCCATCATTCATTATTATGCAACCTTGATGATATATCAAACTCTAATCATAAACATTAACAACTGCAAATCCACTTGAAATATCAGATTCtgatataaatgttttacttaataatatagtttttgcTTTCATGTTAAACAAAATGGATTCTTCAGAGACTCAAGAGTGTTTTTCTCATTATCAAAATACCTTGggaaagatttacaaaatcTCATTTGTTTAGCTTAGTGTAGTTTCTTATCTACACTGATTACAACAAAaggatttggtttttaaaattctgATCTCTCTCAATCTAAATTATCACAGACAGGATTGATCATCAGAGTCTTTCTCTGtcactatcttcttcttcttctttttataacTTAAAAAGTGGAAGCATAGGGACCTATTTagaaaggcaaaaaaaagttgtgaaaTAAGTTAGAAGAGAAGGGAAAGAGCTAAAGAAACTAAcatgtcttttgttttcaattctctctctctctttctctgtatGTGCAGATTTGTATTTATGCAAAACTCAGATGTTCTCTTATGGTTTATTAACagaacaatcttcttcttctctgcacAAAGAACAATCTCGAGTGTTAGTTATCTCATCACAATGTTCCTTGCTATACTGAGGCAGATTAGGTTCTTACGTGAAGTTGGGAGTCTCGTATATTTTGCAGCATTTCAGTTATCTCCATCTGTTTCATCACCGTGGCGTGTAAAAGCTGCAACCAATGAAAAAACGCTTTTGAGTCCATACTGAATCTTTAAGTTTGAAGGTTTTAAAACTAACAGGAAAGGTATCGTACCCTCTTTGTTTTGTCGAGATCAAACTCAACTGACTTGATTCTATCTAAAGAATCCATCAACATTCTCTCCTTCTCTACAGGTATTGCAACGGGTTTGTTCCGAATATCCTCATAACTTTTCTCCAGTTTCTGAATACGTTCCAAACATGGAAGAATCCGGTCTTTCATTGTGGGCTCTCTAGGAGGTGGTGAGATGAGGCTGCACCGACTGTCATCTTCTGTTAGACTTGAAGGGCTGACTGTAGTCTGGCTTCTCAGAAGCTCAAGCGGAGTATAACGAAAAACTGCAGCTAGTTTCAGCATTAACGAAAGTAGTCTTTTCGCTAGGTTCTCACATTTTATCTTGTCAATCATTACCCTTAAATCATGAAGCCAACGGATGATGGGAGCACCTAGGAGATACcagagagaagatgaaattCAAAAGGTGAGAAAACTATAGAAGAAATCTGTAATATTAGCACTGAGCAAcatttgaattaaaaaaggagacatataaaatgaaattgttttatgaGAAAAGCATTAATAAGAAGTATAACCTGGTGAAGATGTTTCACATTTTAAACCGATAGTTGTTGCATTAAGTTCACGCATTTGGTATTGGGATTGCCTTTCTTGGCCTTTTCGGTTAGTAGCTTTGTCAGGTATGGCAAACTTGTCGTCGCAACTATAATAGCCATTAACATCTGATGCCCTAGCCTACATAGATCATACTGTTCTGGTCAGTATCAACTAAGGTGTTCTGTGACAAAAATGCACTAACACAAGAACTCACTTCCTCATAAGCTGAATTCACATGAGAAGAGGCTGAGCATAATCTTCcagttggagaagaaggaacatCAGAACAAGATATCGACTCTGCTGCTGAAGTCTCAGCTTGTATAGCCTGAAAATCCAAAGTTGCATTGTCATATTAACCATGAAAAAAGTTCTACGACAAACAGAGAAATTGGCTAGATAGAATCATTTACCTTTGATGGATGTATACTTATgtaggaagaagaataatgcGGGTCAGTCAGCTTTCTGGTGCTTTGCCTAAAAAGTGATGATTCTCCATGGTAGATGAGCTAATCAAGGAATAGATCTAAAATGAGCTTCATGTACAAAGCCGAAATAGAATCTGAACTCCTACTTAAAAGTTCCTTAAGGAACAGCATCCTCGAAAACTAACAGCAAAATCTAAAAAGATATAGATTTTACCTTCATTATTTCAGGATCATTCCAGGGTCCTTTATTAGAGCGAAGACACCCTCCTCCATCACCAAAGCAAGAGCATGAACCTCCAAGGAATTCTGGCAATTGACTAAAGCACAGAGCACCAGAGCTCATAAGTATTGGCTAGACATGATTTCTGAAACTTTTCAGGTGCAgtgtaaagagaaagaaagctaCCTTGAATCAATGACTTCATGTAACTTAAATAGAGATTTGGGCTCTAGCACCTGCATTGACAGAGATAAGAAAACTACACATGGCAATAGTTGACCAAATAGAAAACTAGGCTGAAAGCTGTACGTGTATCTTTGCAATGGTCTTTGCATCAAGAAACTTCTGAGCAGCAGGCCAAAGCATCTTTTTGAAACCTGTTCCAGCATTTACAATGTACATTCTGTGCAACGTCTGCAAAATAATATGATGACTTCAAACAACTGGGAATGCATGTGAAGAACATATGAGATGTAAAATTGAGAAAGTCAAGTACCTCAGGGTAGTAACTGTTGTCTATCTTCGACATGGCAGCCACAAGATTTGCAGCTGTTGGTGTAAAGTTCTTAATTCCCTGTCATTAACATGACACTTCACAGATAAGAATCTAGAAGCACTAAAGGTGCAAGTTCTGCTTCAGAGCATAACACAATGCAAAAATATTCCAAAGCTTGGTAAGAACTTAAATAATTACCAATCCTTGCACATCCAGTATTGTAGTTGTGGAACAGATTCGACGCTTTGCAGCAATTGAGCATGCAGGGAATTTCTCCTGGAGAGCTCTCTCAAACTCTTGCACATGGTACTTTAAATATCTATCTATGGTGGTGATACGCATAAGCTTAGAGGGATGAGCTTTTCCAAGTCTTTCAATGTAGACAGGTCTTCCTTCCTTATCAACTCCATGATAGCCTTGAGGATAGTATTGCAAAacttcttcaagctcttcgAAATCAAAATCCTACCATTCACATACATAGtaaaattataagagttagataTTGATTCCATCAACTAATCCAGAGAATGATTAGATGCTTGCATCCAAATACCAAGTATGTTGTACACAAGaaattacttctttttttcatatgGAAACAAGCAGGTTTCAAACTTAAATAAATGACTCCTAACCTCTAGTATGGTATCTGTCCCATACTCTTTTCTCCATCTAAGCATTTCTTCCCACAACTGGGTGGTTTTTTCAATGTTAAGATCCCTAGCTTTCAAAAACctacattttcaaaatgaataattgaTTAGCTTGACAGTATTAGCAACACATCATGTTTTTAGCTAAAGCGACCAGAGTGTGTATGTAGCTACTATAGAACAGACAAACCTCAGAAGAGTATGGTACTCATCATGTCTAGGAGGTaacaaatctctctcaagAAGCTTACGGCGGAATTCAAGCACAACGCTCTCCTCTTTTTCATCCCTTACATCTTCAATGGAGACTGCAGGAACCCGATAGTCAATTTTCCTTTTCCCCCGTTTCTTCAAAGAATGAGTGAACTTGGTTGAAGCATTAatggctttcttcttcaaattcccTATTTTTGAGCGCCGTCTCTCATCTTCTGAGATTTCAAAGTCTGATCTTCTTTCCCTAAATTCGTCAAGTGTACTGATTTCTTCAACACCTTcaatagaaaagaaacaaagtctCAGTAAACTGCAAAGTCTCAGCAAATGAGAAAATCTAATCAAACAACGAAATTTACCTGACATATCAATTCAAAGGGAAAGCTTATTGATGCTAAACGAGCTCAGAGGACATGCATGTGAGTCATACGACCATCACTTGTGAGACAAAACAAACctggagaaacaaaagacaaaacttgtcaaaacaaattaaaccaaGAATCATCATAACTTTCTTGGGTTTTGAATCAAAAGTAAATCTTCCTGTGATTACATTAAATACATATCTCTTTTACACGGCCATAGACTTTCAAAGCAAAGGATTCCTCGTGAACATAAGAACTAAAGCAGTACCAAACCCACAAGATATTTGCCTAAGCCATTAACcacaaaacagaaacataaaaacaaaaacttgtgtaaacctttttttgttcttgtcgATAAATTAGCAGAAACCCAGTAAAAAGCTCCAGATCTGCAACTAAAAGTGGGGCTTAAGAATCCATTTTCACACGATTTCTCTGCATTAAAGACTTGTCTTCAatcctaataaaaaaaagacattacTTTAGCTATCGCCATAAATGCAAATCTCAAGACTTTAAATGAGACAGAAACcgttaaaaagaaacagtagTAATCAGAAAACGTCGAAATCAAAAAACCATCATACTCTGTTATTCCGCTGAATCAGTGATTcggaaaaaacaataaaaacgtTAGATTTCGCAGTAATGCcgattgaagaagaacaatacGGATGAGATCTCAACCCTCGATTCTCGGAAGGGGTAACAGTAAACCCACcgacaaaccaaaaaaaaaacagaaccgaAACAGAACTCTAAttaaaactctgtttttacCTTAATGTGACACGATCTCTTCGATAACTCTCCAAATCcgagaaagatagagagattcTCAAACACGCAAAGATACGAAAGTTTGCAGAGAAAGTAAAGCAACAAGCAAaaggattcttcttcttcttcttagacGATGATTACACGAGGATGCAAAAAGGGAGATGCGGAGAGAGGAAAGATCTGAAATTTCTCGCgtgtgttgttgttcttcttctatcttctgcttctttactcttttgaGTTTTCGCTACTacttaataaattaatatactcttcttttcttttcttttggttcattttgaaagaaaaaaaattctttaggTTTGGTAATATTGTGTGTAGTGTTGGGTCCAATGGTCCTTATCAGAGTGAACAAATGGAGAAAGAAGGTAAAAGAAAGTGTGCATTGGCAGCGTTGGTCAGTAGCTTTTTGTTACCCTTGGTCTGTCTCTATTTTGCATGCGTGTCCTTTTCTTCCCCCATGAgtatttaattattgatttcaaTGTCTAATAAATTCACCCCAACATGTATATAACTTTCGTTTTTCcttagaatttgttttcataaactgtttaatatgttttaatacCACATTTGTTTTCCCCAGTGTCATTtacattattcttttttttttgttacaagtCATTTATATTATTCTGTTATTAAAATGCACAATCTGTATTCTGtagtattttgttttgaaagcATGTAGATAGTGGGTTTGTTCATTCCCAAACTTGATTTAAATCATACCCTTAAGATACTGCTTTGTTCAAGTTTAGGTTTTTTACAGGTACTACAAgattttttggttgatttacTAGAAgataattagtttttgttttttaagaaagTCCCTCTACTTTTTCGGTTTAAGTTTAGACTTCTTCAAAACAATTATGTTTATCAAGATGTTAGTCGCTTTATTtcgaaaatttgaaaaattatcttggattgttttatttcaaatcGATTAACTAGTTAATAACTTCGTTATTAACGTCAAGTgcttaaaaactttagttgGAGAGTATCCTAAATTACTATCCTTTTTCAGCTATTTTGTTTGACGTTTTATCTAATTCTAAATCTATTTAATGGTCTGGTAGtcaataaactaataaaaataataagtcaatgaaccaaaattaaatgGCAAAAATACGTTGAATAAATAATTAGTCAATAATCTTTGTAACGTATACGATATGACAATTAGTTAAGTTTTTCGTAacgttttttaattttctagaagaaatgaaaaggGTGGTGGTAATTAACTGGAGTAAGTTGACTTTTTCGGACAACCACATATGGATATGGACACGTGTCAATATTCCTCAGCCTGATTAATTTAATGCATGCATCCCATCATTTTAGATTCATACTAGGATTGTCCATTTCTTAaccattaaaagaaaatactaacattcttataaatttattatcattatgTTATGTGTTCTTCTCATAAATATACGTACATTACTCAGCTCCtatatgttcttctttttttcgaacttttttttattttatttttcgttaTCAAAAGTTTTCACTCGTATATTAAGTTATCAACACTTATCAATTAGTTAccatatattttcaataaatctttttgttttatttttcactattcgtatttgtttttgtttgcaaatAAAAACGGGTCCAGCAATAAATGAGAAAGGTCCCATCAAAACATAACAGTACGTTCAAGAAATTGTACAGTTTCGAATATAAATTCAGTCGgcaagaaataaaatttacatcattatcaaatgattttttattttatttttaatgattactgttttacttttaccGCTCTAAAACGACACAAGACACtatcgtttttttcttctgtacaAACGCATCATCAAACCATCATTCGCCATTAAATTTTTCACTTGGTTTCTTCAATTGCGTGCCgacaaataaaaatccaagttaaaaaacatttaatgcTCTGAAAGTCTCACCAGCAAATTACCACAGTACTTATTACATAATTATTGGTATAATAAGATTTCTCATACTTTTGCGGGGAAGTCACTTctccaaaattttattaaaaaaatactaaaatgtttttgCACGAGTATATTACAATCTCTTCTATTTGGGGTTTAGATTTTCTGCAATCTATTTGAAATGTTGTTTCGTTTTCAGTTTAGTTTCCAAGAAACTATTCCTTCGACTTATGTTTCtgaacttttttcttcatcttcggACTTGGTTTCTCTTGTTTAAGATTTAGATTCTGAGGATATCTATGTGTTTTGCCGGTTTAAAATTTGTATCTCATGTATCCTTTcaatttattatcaataaaatgagatgatcaaataaaacaattatacaCGTATAAAATACACGAAGCTAGTTTTTTCAATGAAATATGTTGagatattgaaaataaaattttaaaaaatggggAAATGAAAAACTAggaaagagataaaagaaagatttggAAGGGGATATAGAGAATCCAAGAATTGAGAGCAACTTGACATCGTGACAAAGAAGATGGCGAAATCTCCGTTTTGCAGTGCAGTGCTGACCAAAAGTCCTTTCctttttgaataaaattttacaaaattcaattataaaaaaaagaatcaaaggaAATGTCACTTTCTTCACAGTGTTGACAGCCATAAATAATATCTACCCCATTCCAATGCCCCAAATATTCTGCAGTTATTAGTCGTTTTCGTTGCCCCTTGCACTTTGTACTTACATTTTCTTACGTTTTTTCAAAATACTTCACATTTTTATACCGTAGAGTTTggtataattaattattaagaaTTCCTTTATTTACATACAGTCCAAAATGTGTTTCATGTCGCAAAGATATCGTTAATGAACACTACACGAAAAATATGGAATCATACAACATATCCATGCTTATGAAGAGagaataagattttttttattaaggtTTTGCTATTGAAAAATACATGGTTCTTTGATCATATATagtctaatattttatttttttaaatgtaagcTAATCAatagagattatatatattgtaccAAAACTTGTGATTAATACTTAGAGTCCGAATGGTAACCGCGGTTTTTGTTGTGCGGGGAAAGCGTTATTGTAGTGCGGTACGGTTCAATTACGGTACGTGTGGAAGAAATATATTTGCGGGACAAGTGCGGTTTGTACAAAATAAGCGGTATATAATAATGTTTGATTCGtgaaaaaaactatttgtgGTACGgattatagattatatatattaataaataattaattttttgtgttaataaataaacaataacatatattaattttttgtgttaataaataaataataacagTTTGAAATTCTGATGAAATTATGTAATCCCACTGTAGCAAAACAGTTTGAAATTCTGATAACAAAACGTAAAGGAAAGTATgatgatgtaaaaaaaaagagagagaaaaaagacaGGTTacaagaaagtgaaagaaaaatttaattattttatttggggtaaataaatattatatatatgagtatATAAATgcttttaataattaaaaaataaaaaatagaaacatatgTGTAAAACTCATTGCGGAATTCGTTGGACCACATGGTTAAAGgagtttgttgttttgaaaagcGGTTTACAAGcgtttactctgttttgaaaaACGCAAATTGTATTTgggaagaaaaataaaaaacgtaCATGTGTAATAAATAATGCTGATTGGTAACAAAAGTGAGGTTTTCCAAATTAGGTGTTGAAATACGCAATTTTTGTGTCGCCAATcacaacttttatatatatagaaacattcaactacaaataaaatagtttttaaccATACTAgtttgtcacaaaaaaaactacaaagaaTTTGTATTCTCAAAGACTTGTGAGTTTTGCTTTTCCTGATTCACAAgcaatcttctttttttcttcttcctaaaTATTTCTCGAATTCCAAACCTTATTACATATTAAAGTCAAATGCGCCGGTCTTCTttgttataaagaaaaagtgcAAAATCTCTTCTCTAAAAGATTGTGTGATATTGGGTCCTACTACAACGTAAACTGATGGAACAATGATTCCGACAAATTTTGGGgttattagttttaattatttctttgtgaaaaaatagttttatctATTACTATCACTGTCTGCATGAGATTATTCAATAAGAACTATTAGACCATTTTTAATGGTGGGTTCTTAGTAAAattcttaacatttttatgtacaaaataatagtaaaatattaaaggTTTTTAATAGGAAAACAGAGTGTATCAAAAATCTCTTAGTTAAGAgccaatttaacatttttaagaaccctttctatttttttattcatattttattttatataatattttaagagtttttaaaactttttaagaacCCATTGTTAATGATGCTCTTATTTATTAGTATACGATGTCTTGAcaggattttctttttctgttaacaatattttccCGGTGtttatcttaattttttatgCAATATTGAAAATTCttaattcttatatatatatatataaagataaaacaaaacgttatatgtttttttcttaaaagtgtTGGTAGATTGTATAACAACATTTTCTATACtgtattaattttattacacaccacttttacttttgtttttcagataTAGTCAATTATTACAAAACAcggcaaaaaaataaaattttaaagcgtttcataaattaaagattCTAAGTCAGTTGTAATGAAGATTCTAACACTCTCCAAAACCCTTGCTTAAACACTTTTTGgtattttcaagtaattttggAAAGTTGTGgcagttttaaaaatatgatagtTTAAAGATAGTACTTGAAAGACTTACTTTTCTACATAAAAGAGTTACTAATAACATAATTAGATGAAGAACATCCATGTTGGGGTTTTGGATCGCTTTGAGAACAAGGCTGACACAGTCTCTTTAATCCATGGAGTCAACTCTttgccttctttttcttttcacctTTACAAGTTTTGAACTGTTCTTGTTCTTCCCGTGAATATTGTGTTGCTAAACTcgatgaatatttttaaataaagtaTTATTACACACAATACACCAATTACCAATGTTCACATGTAAAGTTTTACTGTTATTTAGAAATGTAGAGATTATTCTAACACACATATCTATGAGTATACATATATGGACTAGTAAGTCAGACTGTAActaatcaaattattaaaatcaatCCGTACAGTAGAACTAGAGTTGGTAATGTGGTGGTAACTGTTAAAAAACGAATTTATATTGATAGGCTAGTGGGTTAAAACCAACGTGTGTCCCACAAAGTGAAAAAGAATTGGAAATTTCACTGTTTAACTTTTGGTTATGTTAAGTAACTGAATGGTACTAtagtttttacattttttgacTGTTGGAACCAAATTAAAGAGATATTGAAGGACCAGACTAAAGAAAACGATGTGTGGTTTTAGTTCTTTCTGCCTATATATGGAGAATGGAGTATATTGTATGCATGAGGTCCACTTCGTAAGTTTTTTGGAAGTATTGAAAACGATCGACATGACACAGCTCATACCCTCGTTTTGCAATTGACGAGTGTAACTTCTCGTCGTTTTGCTTCGTCCCAAACCACGTgcatttctctttcttgtcaTTCCCCTTTTCCAGTACTAATTACACACTACAAAACtagtttttttggtgttattaTGTTTTCGACGTTGCTAtgtctttttaatatatttgatttcaaCAAGTgataaaaaagtaaatgatAATGATTTGCTGTTGTTATTTACTCCGtaacaaattaacaatttaacaaaactactaaaattttaattatatttaaacttaaaatttagactttttgaagagaaaactcttacattctaaattttgagagacaattttaaaagtatcATTTTTATGTTACTGTTTGTCAAAAATACcactatttttttgtcatttttaagACAGCacaaatacaaatttgtattcttttataaacttttataaaCCATGTTGtcaaaaatgttatattttattttatataaggTTTTTGTAACATACGTTtaaatattcataaaattatatatgattttataagaCATGTTCTGAATAATAGttgttttacatttaaaaaaaaagtaatttctattcaatttaaaattgttaCCATTCAGCTATCATACAGTCATACTTTTCAGTTGTTAATCTGACATATCAGTCAAACTCCtatattttaagtttcttaACCGGTGTTGATAGCGGAACACCGTAAGTTTGGCAATATAAGTAACTAAATATGTAGTTCAATTATATAGTATCATCTACTCTACTGTCGTTCAAAAGGAAAGTTAAAACTTTaatgaaaatcatataatcTGTTGCCGTGTTGCgcatcaaacaaacaacaaaataaaaaggcTTTAAtgttcaaacttcaaacttAGACTTGGGTATATTCATCTTGGGCCGTGATGAACTCTCTAATTCTCTTTGAAATTTGGTTATGGGCCTTATAGCGGTCCATTTAGTAGtcagaaactaaaacataaaaggaGACTCTTTGAGATGACAATAAGCGGTAGGGGTGAACAATACAAAATACCGCAACCAAGAAAATTGAACCGTTCAA
This sequence is a window from Arabidopsis thaliana chromosome 1 sequence. Protein-coding genes within it:
- a CDS encoding Sec14p-like phosphatidylinositol transfer family protein (Sec14p-like phosphatidylinositol transfer family protein; CONTAINS InterPro DOMAIN/s: Cellular retinaldehyde-binding/triple function, C-terminal (InterPro:IPR001251), Cellular retinaldehyde-binding/triple function, N-terminal (InterPro:IPR008273), Phosphatidylinositol transfer protein-like, N-terminal (InterPro:IPR011074); BEST Arabidopsis thaliana protein match is: Sec14p-like phosphatidylinositol transfer family protein (TAIR:AT5G56160.1); Has 2142 Blast hits to 2127 proteins in 229 species: Archae - 0; Bacteria - 0; Metazoa - 576; Fungi - 461; Plants - 793; Viruses - 0; Other Eukaryotes - 312 (source: NCBI BLink).); amino-acid sequence: MSGVEEISTLDEFRERRSDFEISEDERRRSKIGNLKKKAINASTKFTHSLKKRGKRKIDYRVPAVSIEDVRDEKEESVVLEFRRKLLERDLLPPRHDEYHTLLRFLKARDLNIEKTTQLWEEMLRWRKEYGTDTILEDFDFEELEEVLQYYPQGYHGVDKEGRPVYIERLGKAHPSKLMRITTIDRYLKYHVQEFERALQEKFPACSIAAKRRICSTTTILDVQGLGIKNFTPTAANLVAAMSKIDNSYYPETLHRMYIVNAGTGFKKMLWPAAQKFLDAKTIAKIHVLEPKSLFKLHEVIDSSQLPEFLGGSCSCFGDGGGCLRSNKGPWNDPEIMKLIYHGESSLFRQSTRKLTDPHYSSSYISIHPSKAIQAETSAAESISCSDVPSSPTGRLCSASSHVNSAYEEARASDVNGYYSCDDKFAIPDKATNRKGQERQSQYQMRELNATTIGLKCETSSPGAPIIRWLHDLRVMIDKIKCENLAKRLLSLMLKLAAVFRYTPLELLRSQTTVSPSSLTEDDSRCSLISPPPREPTMKDRILPCLERIQKLEKSYEDIRNKPVAIPVEKERMLMDSLDRIKSVEFDLDKTKRLLHATVMKQMEITEMLQNIRDSQLHVRT
- a CDS encoding Sec14p-like phosphatidylinositol transfer family protein, whose protein sequence is MSGVEEISTLDEFRERRSDFEISEDERRRSKIGNLKKKAINASTKFTHSLKKRGKRKIDYRVPAVSIEDVRDEKEESVVLEFRRKLLERDLLPPRHDEYHTLLRFLKARDLNIEKTTQLWEEMLRWRKEYGTDTILEDFDFEELEEVLQYYPQGYHGVDKEGRPVYIERLGKAHPSKLMRITTIDRYLKYHVQEFERALQEKFPACSIAAKRRICSTTTILDVQGLGIKNFTPTAANLVAAMSKIDNSYYPETLHRMYIVNAGTGFKKMLWPAAQKFLDAKTIAKIHVLEPKSLFKLHEVIDSSQLPEFLGGSCSCFGDGGGCLRSNKGPWNDPEIMKLIYHGESSLFRQSTRKLTDPHYSSSYISIHPSKAIQAETSAAESISCSDVPSSPTGRLCSASSHVNSAYEEARASDVNGYYSCDDKFAIPDKATNRKGQERQSQYQMRELNATTIGLKCETSSPGAPIIRWLHDLRVMIDKIKCENLAKRLLSLMLKLAAVFRYTPLELLRSQTTVSPSSLTEDDSRCSLISPPPREPTMKDRILPCLERIQKLEKSYEDIRNKPVAIPVEKERMLMDSLDRIKSVEFDLDKTKRLLHATVMKQMEITEMLQNIRDSQLHRRRRLFC